A region of the Lachancea thermotolerans CBS 6340 chromosome E complete sequence genome:
GCGAGCTGGATGCTTTGGAGGATTTGGGAGCGAGTGAAgttctcaaaatcaaatcCCAAATCCACGAAATAACACGAGAGTTATTCATGGCGGCAGTCACTACAAACAGGCTGCATTTCCAGCCCTTGGCTAATGCCTTCGAAACTTATGGTATCGACTTCCTGGTGGATTCGTCCATGAACGTCAAGATATTGGAGGTCAACGCTTATCCTGATTTTAAACAAACAGGCCAGGACCTAAAAGGATTAATTGacgaactttttgatgaagtcaCTAAAAACTGTATTGTTCCCTTATTCCAAGGCGATAAAACATGTTCGGAAGGATCCAACTTCGTAAAAGTGTTAGATCATCAATCGAATGGGTGGTGAGCCTTCCCGATCGTAGTGGTATCTCTGCTAGTTTATAATTGGTGTGGTCAACTTAtatttcatcttcttcagcttcgaAATTTTGCCCGTCTGTCATAGTCCGGTTCGTAGCAGCGCTTATTAGGCCTCTCTTTACTACATGAAGAGCACTGGGAACAGTGACATCATCCTCTGGGATGCCCGCAAATTCTTTTCCCCACCCAAGAATACGCTGCTTTATCCGCTCTGCCTTAGCAATACATTTTCGAATTTTTTGCAGATTCCTGATAAATTCTTGATTTCGCTGAAGAGCTATCTGGGCTAGTTGTCTAGCTGTTTCAACCTCTTGTAAAgtttcttctcctttttgaGATATGACAGATGGTAGTAAATTTGAGGGGTCAAGCTGAGGTAACGCAAAAAAGGGATCTTCGTCCGTGGATGTAGCGTGCCCAGAAATTTGTTGGGGGTGACCTTGACACGCAAGGTCTTCATCGCCGTCATCGCGCAGCTTAAGGTTGTGATCGTACTCTTCCAGGTTTAGTGTATCTTCATACAGTGGCCCAGGATAGTCTCCTAGAAAAGCCTCCAGCAGCTTTGACAAATAGACAACATTgctttgttctttttcaaccaTAAGCACTGCCTGCAGCGCCAATGCGCCAAGCACCtcacttttgaaagtttttgaaatagCTGGGTGTTTCGCAACATCTTCAATGGTAGAGACAGGCGCAAGGATGTTCCTCACGTCCACCAGCCTGTGTAGATCTAGATCAAACGTTTCAGAATCACTAGCGCCGTTCGACACCCAGTTACGAGCTAAAAGCTTATGCATGGACCCATTATAAAATACTTGGTCCCGGTCGTTTTCTGGCAGGTTATTCAAAGATGTACGACTGACTTCCTCCGAGGATTGTAACAGCTTATTTCCTCGGTTGGTCGAGGCTCCACTTGTGGATGGGAAAACGAACCCTTCATTTGATTTGTTAAGTTTCGGAAAGTTTCCACTTTTATGGCGTACTACAGCATCCAGAAACTGCTTTATTTGGTGCCTTGATCCCGTGTCTTCACTGGCTTCAGCGTCCGTCATCATGTTGACATGGATCTTGAATTTACGTTAAGCTGCAACAGTATTGAATATAAAATATCGAAGGTTAGCTTTTTACACTAGAGTACTTGTAAACGGCCTGAGGTTGATAATGAAAaacgacttgaagatcaaatTTTTCCTTTTTGACGCTTCAACTCGATTATCAAGTCGAAATATGACGCCGACTTgagaactttttcttcaagttggaTTTTGGGCCATTCGTGCTTTAGTGACCTGCGAAACAACAATTTCTTATGTAATATCAACAACGCGTAAAGCTGAAGCGATGATTAACAAACCCGAAATGAGGCTATCATCGTCCACCTCTTCTCAAGCTAGCCATGGAATCTGGAAAACGTCAGAGTATCAACAGTCCTGCACGTCCGGCTCCCCGCGAAACCTCGTGCTCAGAAACTCTACTTAATGACGGTGATGATGATGCCCAAGCCAACTCCACTGAGATTGATAACCATGATATGGAGACTGGAAGAGACGTATCTCCATCACCAAGAAACTTAGTGGGGACGACAAGCCACGATGAAATGCAACAAGAGCAGCTTTATCTTGAATATTTCCACTCAGCGATAATAACCGAGGAACTAGGTTTAATCAAACATCTCAAGCGTGCACATGGAAAAATGATAAAAGCTATACAGGAGCTCATTAGGGTCAAAGGCTACAGATCAGCTGACAGTGGCAAGGAATACAGGTTTAAGTGGACAGATAATGCTACCTATTATCTTCTTAAGTACTGCCTTGAGATTGGGCCTTTTTACGGATTCGAGCATCTTAAGAGACCTTCACTAACCAAGTTAGAGCAAAGCAGCCTGATATCTTTGAAGTGGAGTTGCGTCTGGTATGACCTGCTAATGACATTGAAATTCGAGAACAGCATTATACCAACAGAATCGCAAATTAAAAGCAAATGCAGATATTTGCTGGATAATGCTCATCCCAAACTGTTCGCGGTTACGACAGGAGATGAGCGAAACCCGTTTTCATTTACAGGTGTTGATAAAGTTGATAACATTTTAGAGATGCTTAcaaggctgaaaaatgatgctgaacaaagaaaagtagaaatccaaaaactggaaaCTGATCGCCAAAATAACAAGAGAACCTTGGGCCAGATGCTGTGTTCTAATAGTATTCCGAGCGTAACAGAAGGCCTTAGTAACTCTGACTCTGAAGAACCATCTTCAATAGATGATATTAATCAGCCCAATAGTATCACAATGAGAAGAAATAAAAGGGCGGGGCGCTTGCTCAACTTTAAGGAAATTGCACAGTATTCTCTTTCTAATTCAGCTTTAGTAGGCGACCTGCAAGGAACACTCAAAGAATCAATCGAGGCAGCAGCCGtggaagaaagaaaatacAAAGATAAAGAACAGCAGCGAAAGGACCAAGAGCTTGCGCtaaagcaaaaaaagctagaGATTAGTCTTCAGCACAACCAACATATGTTAGAGTTAGAGCTTGAGCGTCAAAAACGCGAGCAGTTTGATCATGATGCTAAGAAAATTGACACTTTACTTAAAATGATGGACAGGGCTAAAAGCTTGGAAGGGGATAAGTCCCCATCATCTGAAGCGTTACAGAAGTTGTTGCACAATTTCGTGAGTCGTTAAACATGAAACAGCTACAAGACGTACCAAAAAACCATTTCCCGCTTGTTGCTACACTATCTCACTGCAGGTTCACGCGGGTCCCTCTTCCTCTCTATCTTCCTTCTCAAATGCGCTTATAATATATTTCCGAGTCTATCAAAACTCAGGTGTTCGtattgttttgagaaaaaagaaCCAGTTCCATTGATGTCTATAAGGAAGCCATCGAAATATTGGGGGAACTTGAGTCCATTCATGTACTCTTCAAAGTGTGGTGGAGAAATATTAAAATACTTGGAACCTCAGGATCCTTCTAAGCAATGCTTAAGGTTCGTTAGGAATACAGCAATAGTGAAATAAGCACCACAAAATCTCACACCTCCTACTTTCAGTCTTCCCAGAATATTAAAGATTTggaaattgtttttgactgCGCCGAAAAACCACTCGATTGATACGCGCGAGCCAGATAAAATCTTATTGTACTCTTTTTGCCCATTTGTTAAGTTCTGTCCCTTATACCCGACCGTCAGCGAGTCTGAACTTCGGTAGGCGGGGTCCCCAAATATCCTATATTGAATACCACCGACCTTTAGTGCTGGCTTTAGTCTACGGTACAGACCACTATTTGCAAAAAGAAAGGAATCATGCTGGCTGCCGGCAAAAGGCCCCGCCAGGTCTATACATATACCATCTGGGGTGGTTACTGCCTGATACTTTAGGGTATGTGTTTTCTTGTGTCCGCTGTAAGCCGCATTTTCTAGTCTCGCGTTTCCGTGCGGCCGGGCTATCTTAACGTGCGTGCCATCGATAAATCCCACGATTCTACTGTTAGAGATTGACCTGCTTGAACTTAAAAGGCTTTGGTCGATGCTGGCAAGACGACCAGCAAGCCATGATGCGTTAGTAACAGACAGACATGGACTTGCAATATGAAACAGGTAGCACGTCACAAATGTTATGAtccttgaaattgttgaagcttcccTTCCACAGAGGCTAGTCAGGACGGTATAAGTGCAACCACTCTTCAATCTAGcaatgaaaatgaagaagcattcaaaagcatcaagTGAATATGCCCCAATATAGGAAGGTATCTTCAGTGCCTCAACAACACGATCGAAATCAGACTTACAAAAACCTGTCAGTTTTCGGAAGTCAGTGTTAGTGTATTTTAGTTTGAACTTTCCGCCGCTATGATAATTTTTATTATAGCAGAAGTTC
Encoded here:
- the RXT2 gene encoding Rxt2p (weakly similar to uniprot|P38255 Saccharomyces cerevisiae YBR095C RXT2 Hypothetical ORF), which translates into the protein MMTDAEASEDTGSRHQIKQFLDAVVRHKSGNFPKLNKSNEGFVFPSTSGASTNRGNKLLQSSEEVSRTSLNNLPENDRDQVFYNGSMHKLLARNWVSNGASDSETFDLDLHRLVDVRNILAPVSTIEDVAKHPAISKTFKSEVLGALALQAVLMVEKEQSNVVYLSKLLEAFLGDYPGPLYEDTLNLEEYDHNLKLRDDGDEDLACQGHPQQISGHATSTDEDPFFALPQLDPSNLLPSVISQKGEETLQEVETARQLAQIALQRNQEFIRNLQKIRKCIAKAERIKQRILGWGKEFAGIPEDDVTVPSALHVVKRGLISAATNRTMTDGQNFEAEEDEI
- a CDS encoding KLTH0E14938p (conserved hypothetical protein) is translated as MESGKRQSINSPARPAPRETSCSETLLNDGDDDAQANSTEIDNHDMETGRDVSPSPRNLVGTTSHDEMQQEQLYLEYFHSAIITEELGLIKHLKRAHGKMIKAIQELIRVKGYRSADSGKEYRFKWTDNATYYLLKYCLEIGPFYGFEHLKRPSLTKLEQSSLISLKWSCVWYDLLMTLKFENSIIPTESQIKSKCRYLLDNAHPKLFAVTTGDERNPFSFTGVDKVDNILEMLTRLKNDAEQRKVEIQKLETDRQNNKRTLGQMLCSNSIPSVTEGLSNSDSEEPSSIDDINQPNSITMRRNKRAGRLLNFKEIAQYSLSNSALVGDLQGTLKESIEAAAVEERKYKDKEQQRKDQELALKQKKLEISLQHNQHMLELELERQKREQFDHDAKKIDTLLKMMDRAKSLEGDKSPSSEALQKLLHNFVSR